A window of Limanda limanda chromosome 4, fLimLim1.1, whole genome shotgun sequence genomic DNA:
atgagtgaactatccctttaagggtCATACCAAGTCAAGAACATGCAGAACCACAGAAACAAATGATGTGTCTTCCAAACCTTGTCTGGATGTCTTGGAGGACCTGGTGTGCTCCTTTGCCCTGGTACAGCCAGGTGTGTCTGCTGTTCCTCACCAGCTGACTCCGCTTCACCCCCCGCTGCAGCAGGAAGCGCTGGAAGGCATCGTTGCTCAGAAGCCTGAACTCTTCCAGACTAAGCAATCCTGCCCCAAATATGAGAATGTAAGGAATTCTGATGCCTCGCTAAAGCTTTGGATGACGAAAAAAATCAACATTAATGGctgaaataaaaaggttttaattaaTAGATTCCATGTTTTTTGGGCCAGTATGAGAACCAGTATTCCTTGAACATCAAGTTGGTGTCAATTAACTTTGATAACATGCTGCATCCATATATAGAGCATCACTTATCGATGAAAATGCAACCTAAATTGAGAATTGACGTTGATTTCTCACCGTTACCGTCCTTGTCCGCTTTGAGCCCGGCATAGATTTCCCGCAGGTTCTCCGGCGTGAGCCAAATCCCGTCTCTAACTCGAGAATGAGTGAGTATCTGTTGGAGGTACATGAAGACAGGATGAATTAACCAACTCTGAGCTGACAAACTTCTGCACGTCACACACTTCAGTTTTGTCCTCAGCATGCCATTAACCGACATATACCTCACGGAGCTGCAGCTGTCCATCCTGGTTGATATCAAGAAGGTTGAAGATCTCTTCTGGGCTGAGGTTGAGTTCCTTGGCCAGGTCCTCCTGACCATCCTGCACCATCAGCTGACTTTCCATCAGACCCTTCAGCTGAGCCAGCTGCATCACGACACGGCACTCAGCGTCTGACAGGAACTCAGGGATCTCtgcagagaggaacagagacaagctgAGATAAAGCCACAGAGGAGAGGCTCATGATGCTATATTGTATTGGAccaattttatattttgtttagtTAAATTAGTCTAGTTTTGTGCAGCCTAAAACTGATAAGAGCAAACTAATAGGGACTAATTTCAGGCAGAAATATCTTTTCCTGATTTAAACTTTTCCACTTGGGGAATTTGCTGCTTCACTTTGTCAAACATGATAGCATAGTGAAGCTCTTGTCAATAGAGATCCTATCATACATGggttatataaagatggacgacacgtcttcacctcctcccactatcaAGAAGTTGAGCCAAAATATCCAAGATATGAACATTGCTATTTGGTACCGATTACATCATTCGGAGCCAGAGCCTGGGAAGTAGCAAAGGGATGGACAAGGGGTTGCCGATACATGTGCTGGACGAATagcaagtcagtctcagctgtcaatagTGAAGTTTCTCCCCGTTTTTTTATAGAATCAAATaatgcaagatggcagcgttcgtatctgggatattttggcttcatttttggataGTGGGAGTAAGTTGGGACGTGtcgccatctttatttacattctacGATTGCTGCATGTGAGAGATTGTGATGAACATTTTTCCATTCCTGAGGTTTTGTAGATAATATCATCACCAGATTAATCACTAACCAATATAAGCAATGAGCTGCTGCCCTAAGAAAGATAATCAGGTACAGCTCTTGCAGAAACCTTATAAATTATAAAGATTCCACTTCATTTTTGCACATGATCATTACTCTTGAGCACAAAAGGACTGCATGCAGGAGGATGATACATGGCTAAGTGTGTTTTCCAGGCATAGATGTATCTCTGCTCTCTCAGCTATAAGAACCTAACTGGGTCACATGTgcagagcagggggaggagatgCCTCAGGACTTATTGGTCTGTTTCCTAGAGCTTTAATTgattttaacaaacacacacgcaaatcTATAGGCTTTGTATTTGGGGTTATAGATAGGTAGTGAGGAAGATGCAAATAAGGAAGAGGTAAGTGCGTGATGGATCTGCTTTTCACTAGATGAAGGAACTTGTTTGGCCACTAGAGGCTGATGTGGGTGAGCAgcacatttgttattattattatggccCTTACCAAACAGCAGAGGTTTCAGACTCAGGGTCCGCATTTCGTGCACTTTGCCTGGCACCAGTGACACAGTCTGGACATGTCCCACCTGAGAGAGAAACCACacaagtgactgtgtgtgtgtttgtgtgtgtgtcagatgaaATTGTGGTAATGATGCCTCCTCACATCACTCACCCTAATCCCCTCGATCCTAGTGAGGGACACATCACGCAGGAACTCAGATTTTGATGGCGGAAGTCGGGACTCGgtgttttgctgctgctgctggtggttctgctggttctgctggtgctgctggttctgctgctggtgctgctggtggcgATGGTCGCTGCTGGGGGTGTCGCGACTCGGGCTCGTGTCGTCCTGCCCGCTGATGTAGTGCACGTAGAACAGCAGTGCGATGACGTTAATGATGTAAACGTGGAAaaacaccatcaccaccacgAAGTAGGAGCGGGAGCACACGCTGCTCTTGTGGCACTGGAGGCGCTCGCTCGGCGGCCGGAGGTGCGGAGGCAAGGTCGCGCTCCCGGACTCGGTGGTGGTGTCCTCAGAGTCTGAGGGTTCCTGGTCGTCGGTCATTGGAAGGAAGGAGTCGGTGCTTCC
This region includes:
- the p4htmb gene encoding transmembrane prolyl 4-hydroxylase; this encodes MTDDQEPSDSEDTTTESGSATLPPHLRPPSERLQCHKSSVCSRSYFVVVMVFFHVYIINVIALLFYVHYISGQDDTSPSRDTPSSDHRHQQHQQQNQQHQQNQQNHQQQQQNTESRLPPSKSEFLRDVSLTRIEGIRVGHVQTVSLVPGKVHEMRTLSLKPLLFEIPEFLSDAECRVVMQLAQLKGLMESQLMVQDGQEDLAKELNLSPEEIFNLLDINQDGQLQLREILTHSRVRDGIWLTPENLREIYAGLKADKDGNGLLSLEEFRLLSNDAFQRFLLQRGVKRSQLVRNSRHTWLYQGKGAHQVLQDIQTRVTRLTRLPSTLVDLSEPLQVVRYEEGGHYHAHHDSGPVYPETACTHTRLVANTSTPFETSCRYITVLFYLNSVEGGGETAFPVADNRSYDEVSLIQNDVDLLDTRRNCDKSNLRVKPTKGTAVFWYNYLSDGKGWVGEQDEYALHGGCVVTHGTKWVANKWINIDPDYQRQARFQHLVSRQPEEEEDDEGLTLNSDVQSSNIHQDL